One genomic region from Pyxicephalus adspersus chromosome 1, UCB_Pads_2.0, whole genome shotgun sequence encodes:
- the HPX gene encoding hemopexin: MMRVTITLCSLLCLLSLSTAYPILKGRHNDTGSNPFSPHDPSDNVTGMPDRCTGEGFGAIMLDDRGVMHYFRGDSVWMGFQGPTQRINETFQGLTGPIDAAFRNHNHEHPLEHQRVYLFKGSQVWSYFEGKPVSGYPRPISEAFPGIPDDLDAAVECHKGECRTDSVLFFKGEKVYVYSPKEDPAVKQKTWTNLGPCTAGVRWMEKYFCFNGINFTRFDPVTGERLSPRPLDTRDYFVRCPGRGHAHTVRQNATLMSIKNRCSNRSFEAFSSDDNSKIYAFRGGILPFFRKSLSCFSRCLLLYRLSVRPNFLSSPDNKIFLVDLNTRKQSGEARTIIHSEVDSAMCNVHGLYIFHGPSYYHYKDVKELLAATKAPAPGSIATYFMDC, translated from the exons ATGATGAGGGTCACCATCACATTGTGCTCCCTTCTGTGCCTTCTCAGCCTCTCCACTGCCTACCCAAT ACTGAAAGGTCggcacaatgacacaggaagCAACCCGTTCTCTCCTCATGACCCCTCTGACAATGTCACAG GTATGCCCGACCGGTGCACAGGTGAAGGATTTGGTGCCATAATGCTGGATGATAGAGGAGTCATGCATTATTTCAGAG GTGACTCTGTGTGGATGGGATTTCAGGGTCCCACACAACGGATAAATGAAACCTTCCAGGGCTTGACTGGACCCATAGATGCTGCATTTCGCAACCACAATCATGAGCATCCACTGGAGCACCAAAGGGTTTACCTGTTCAAG GGCTCCCAGGTCTGGAGTTACTTTGAAGGGAAGCCAGTATCCGGCTATCCACGGCCTATTAGTGAAGCATTTCCAGGAATTCCCGATGATTTGGATGCCGCTGTGGAATGTCACAAGGGGGAGTGCCGGACAGACAGTGTGTTATTCTTTAAAG GTGAAAAGGTTTACGTGTACAGCCCTAAGGAGGATCCAGCAGTCAAGCAGAAGACCTGGACCAATCTGGGACCTTGCACAGCAGGAGTCAGGTGGATGGAGAAGTATTTCTGCTTCAATGGCATTAACTTCACAAGATTTGACCCCGTGACTGGAGAGCGACTATCCCCTCGACCATTGGACACCAGAGACTACTTTGTGCGGTGCCCCGGCAGAG GACATGCACACACTGTCCGGCAGAATGCCACCCTGATGTCAATCAAGAATCGCTGCAGCAATCGTTCATTTGAAGCTTTTAGCTCAGATGACAATTCTAAAATCTACGCCTTCCGAGGTGGGATCCTTCCCTTTTTCAGAAAATCTTTGTCCTGCTTCAGTAGATGTCTCCTGCTCT ACAGGCTTAGTGTAAGACCTAATTTTCTCTCTTCTCCAGATAACAAAATTTTCCTGGTGGACCTGAACACAAGAAAGCAGTCTGGAGAGGCCAGAACCATCATTCACTCAGAAGTGGACAGTGCCATGTGCAATGTTCATGGTCTCTACATCTTCCATGGTCCTTCCTATTACCACTACAAGGATGTGAAGGAGCTGCTGGCTGCCACTAAGGCCCCTGCCCCTGGGAGTATTGCCACCTACTTCATGGACTGCTAG
- the LOC140321804 gene encoding amyloid beta precursor protein binding family B member 1-like: MSGPITEKSPVSALTLNLISSHNDLLSPKSRQIYAHTDLQSAMGLVSAELGGSAPSEHTNPKWLKEGQNQLRKAAEHEKEDQNCNPDPERVNKDWTNWNQEKSNKLQELEVSTLNCVNRSSIINAPLLIQDGEDEDDDLTPAQSEVTDPVTTETSEQSSEVQDNGKEMADCPRDTGRSASLLFGMRNTAGSDEDSSWATLSQGSPSYGSPDDTDCFWPRNAMDTDSDLPSGWVRVQDTSGTYYWHVPTGTTQWEPPSDLNGEPRMYSPTTDLTPTEMEEASQEQLSDYSHNDTEEVTFHMNDLNLCSAETGEEQEPVESSEPEPQVSLYGKEMLLVLDEDSLKLYDSTGETLLHSQPIVSIRVWGVGRDDGRDFAYVARDKLTQLLKCHVFRSEVPAKAIATGLHGVCSRIMAERRSTRSLGDGLFLDHSRMVDIPFQVEFPAPKNELVQRFQVYYLGNVNVNKPVGMDVINTTLQTALSTNRADWTPVNVNVASATVTVSHQQSEEILSECRVRFLSFMGVGRDVHSFAFIMAEAPGIFVCHMFWCEPNAAHLSEAVQAACMVRRTKMSFKHLHYFCSQRRAKQNKKTSHSCHPGA, translated from the exons ATGTCTGGACCTATAACAGAGAAAAGTCCAGTATCTGCCCTCACCCTCAACCTGATCTCTTCTCATAACGACCTCCTTTCCCCAAAGAGCCGCCAGATTTATGCCCACACTGACCTGCAGAGCGCCATGGGGCTTGTCAGTGCGGAGCTTGGCGGGAGTGCTCCGTCTGAACACACCAACCCCAAGTGGTTGAAGGAAGGACAGAACCAGTTGCGCAAAGCGGCTGAGCATGAGAAAGAGGACCAGAACTGCAACCCTGATCCCGAACGTGTCAACAAAGACTGGACCAACTGGAACCAAGAGAAGAGCAACAAGCTTCAGGAACTGGAAGTGTCAACGCTGAACTGCGTCAATCGCAGCAGCATCATCAATGCACCTCTGCTCATCCAAGACGGAGAAGACGAGGACGACGATTTGACACCAGCGCAGAGCGAGGTGACAGATCCTGTCACCACAGAGACCTCAGAACAGAGCTCTGAAGTTCAGGATAACGGCAAGGAGATGGCCGATTGCCCTAGAGACACCGGACGCAGTGCTAGCCTTCTGTTTGGAATGAGGAACACAGCGGGCAGCGATGAGGACTCCAGCTGGGCAACTTTGTCTCAGGGCAGTCCATCTTATGGCTCTCCAGATGACACAG ATTGCTTCTGGCCAAGGAATGCCATGGACACAGACTCTGACCTTCCCTCAGGGTGGGTGAGGGTTCAGGACACTTCTGGAACGTACTACTGGCATGTACCTACAGGCACCACACAGTGGGAGCCACCATCTGACCTCAATGGGGAACCTAGAATGTATTCCCCCACCACTGACCTCACCCCAACAGAGATGGAG GAGGCATCACAGGAACAGCTGTCAGATTACAGCCACAATGACACTGAGGAGGTGACCTTCCACATGAATGATCTGAACCTCTG CTCCGCGGAGACAGGAGAAGAACAGGAGCCTGTGGAGAGCTCAGAGCCCGAGCCCCAGGTATCTCTCTAT GGCAAAGAAATGCTGCTGGTTCTAGATGAGGATTCCCTGAAACTCTATGACTCCACTGGAGAAACTCTACTCCACTCTCAGCCCATTGTCAGCATTCGAGTATGGGGCGTGGGACGGGATGACGGAAG GGACTTTGCATATGTCGCCAGGGACAAACTAACACAGCTGCTGAAATGTCACGTGTTCCGATCTGAGGTCCCTGCCAAGGCCATTGCCACCGGTCTGCATGGGGTCTGCTCTCGT ATTATGGCTGAGAGGCGCAGTACCCGGTCACTGGGGGATGGACTTTTTCTAGATCATTCAAGAATGGTGGATATCCCTTTCCAAG ttgaGTTTCCAGCCCCAAAAAATGAACTGGTGCAGCGCTTTCAAGTGTACTATCTGGGAAACGTGAATGTCAACAAACCAGTTG GAATGGATGTGATAAACACTACACTGCAGACAGCACTGAGCACCAACAGAGCAGACTGGACTCCTGTTAACGTGAACGTGGCATCAGCAACTGTTACTGTCTCACATCAGCAG AGTGAGGAAATACTCAGTGAGTGCCGAGTCCGCTTCCTGTCTTTTATGGGTGTCGGACGTGATGTCCACTCATTCGCCTTCATTATGGCAGAGGCTCCAGGAATATTCGTTTGCCACATGTTCTGGTGTGAACCCAATGCA
- the LOC140323555 gene encoding uncharacterized protein, translating to MAVFAKAWESVGFLQSVNSVVLGLVAQINETATADEIEFVKKTLESIDRQLAQGKGLMRDYDVTKCEDSITVVYQQLATVVRAGKPFKDKEKEVFLQYVTDYKIDRQLNALYNRLLGISVLADHVTILQQVIRDNHPRRWQMIAFCQQVNFVLATGLLCLFVNGSLTGRDTQLMMGRWTDKMAVLYRRMEDTSRDCASYFKEQAQEDVEKYLPLNEALPDDEKATSLLKLMEKNYDWLRWAVMVSHPPTDKPSEVLAHGNYISVRGECGTQVVLSYSESPVSLDKGKINQLIGELEWKLPNPPPDVYANIEADPSYAKQYLAERMLKKLSAGLGKGVTIHTVPGKLDMAGNFPPASYVLYEYKHRMATGTVCVFG from the coding sequence ATGGCTGTCTTTGCCAAAGCATGGGAGTCAGTGGGCTTCCTCCAGTCGGTGAACTCGGTGGTCCTAGGTCTCGTCGCTCAGATCAATGAGACTGCTACTGCTGATGAAATAGAGTTCGTCAAGAAGACCCTGGAGTCCATTGACCGTCAGCTGGCTCAAGGGAAGGGATTAATGAGAGACTACGATGTCACCAAGTGTGAAGATAGCATCACAGTGGTCTACCAACAGCTGGCCACGGTGGTGCGGGCAGGAAAACCTTTCAAAGACAAAGAGAAGGAGGTCTTCCTGCAATATGTAACCGACTACAAGATTGACCGCCAGCTTAATGCCCTCTATAACCGCCTGTTGGGCATCTCGGTGCTGGCCGACCATGTGACCATCCTCCAGCAGGTAATAAGAGACAACCACCCTCGTCGCTGGCAAATGATAGCCTTTTGTCAGCAGGTCAACTTTGTTCTGGCCACAGGTCTCTTGTGCCTTTTTGTCAATGGTTCCTTGACTGGACGGGACACCCAGCTCATGATGGGGAGATGGACGGACAAGATGGCTGTTCTTTACAGGAGGATGGAGGACACTTCTAGGGACTGCGCCTCCTACTTTAAGGAACAGGCCCAGGAAGATGTGGAGAAGTATTTGCCATTGAACGAGGCCTTGCCTGATGATGAAAAAGCCACCTCATTGCTAAAACTGATGGAGAAGAATTATGATTGGCTCCGCTGGGCAGTCATGGTCTCCCACCCACCAACTGATAAGCCAAGCGAGGTCCTGGCCCATGGGAACTACATCTCAGTAAGGGGGGAATGTGGCACACAGGTGGTCCTGAGCTACAGTGAGAGCCCTGTCTCTCTAGACAAGGGGAAGATCAATCAGCTGATTGGTGAACTGGAATGGAAACTCCCAAACCCACCCCCCGATGTCTACGCCAACATTGAGGCCGATCCCAGCTATGCCAAGCAGTATCTTGCTGAGCGAATGCTAAAAAAATTGTCGGCTGGTCTGGGCAAAGGAGTGACCATTCATACGGTGCCAGGAAAACTAGATATGGCAGGAAATTTCCCCCCAGCCTCCTACGTCCTTTATGAGTATAAACACCGCATGGCTACTGGCACTGTTTGTGTCTTTGGCTGA